The Solidesulfovibrio sp. DNA window GTGCGCTCGGGGTCCACGGCGGCCTGGATCTCGAAGATGCCGGCATCGGCCAGGCCGCTGACGCTGGCGTAGATGGAATAGGCCAGGCCGCGCTTTTCCCGCACTTCCTGGAAAAGGCGCGAGGACATGTTGCCGCCCAGCAGCGTGGCCAGGATGGTGTGGGCGAAGCGTTCGGGGCTTGTGTTGCCGACCGAGGGATAGGCCAGGATGACGTGGTTCTGCTCGCTTTCCCGGCGAACGGCCAGGCGCGGCGGCGTGAACGCCCCGGCCGGGCGGCTGTCCGGGCGCGGCGTGGCGGGAAGCTTGCCGAACGTTTCGCCGGCCAGGGCCAGCAGCGTCTCGTGGTCCACGGCGCCGGTCGCCACCACGGTGACGGCGTCGGCCCGGTAGCGCTCGCGCCGCCAGGCTTGCAAGGATTTGGGCGTGGCCGCGGTCACCGAGCGCGGCGTGCCGGTGATGGGGTGGGCGATGGCCGGCTCGGCCCAGGCGGCGGCCCAGAAATCCTCGTGGACCTTCTCCTCGGGCGTCTCCTCCACCATGGAGATTTCCTGGACGATGACCGCTTGCTCGCGGGCCAGCTCCTCGGGATCCAGGGCGGGATGGAGCGCGATGTCGGCCAGCACGTCGAAGGCCCGGCGCAGATGGGCGTCCATGACCCGGATGTGGAAACAGGTGGCCTCGCGCGAGGTGAAGGCATTGGCCAGCCCGCCCAGGATGTCGAGTTCCTTGGCGATGGCCAGGGCGTCCCGCGTCGCGGTGCCCTTGAAGGCCATGTGTTCCCACAGGTGGGCCATGCCTTCCTGACCCGGCCCCTCGTGGCGGGAGCCGGCCTCGATCCAGATGCCCAGGCTGGCCGTCTTGGCGGCGGGCATGGGCTCGGTCACCACGCGAACGCCGTTGTCCAGGCGGGTGATGCGACAGGGGACGTTGTCGTCTGACGATTGAAGCATCGGCACGGGCTACGGGGCTTTGCCGCCGGCGTCAAGGGCGGCGGCATGCTTGCGGTACTGGCCGCGAAACTGATGGTAGGAAAGGCCCAGAAGCGCCGCCGCCCGGCGCTGATTGCCGCCCGAGGCGGCCAGCGCCTTGCGCAGCAGGGAAATTTCAAGGGCGGCCACGGCGTCGGGGAGGGAGAGGGAAGGGGATGGAGAAGGAGGGGAGAGTGAAGAGGCCTCCGGCGGCCAGGAGGGGGTGACCCCCTCCTGGACCTCCCCGAT harbors:
- a CDS encoding pitrilysin family protein — its product is MLQSSDDNVPCRITRLDNGVRVVTEPMPAAKTASLGIWIEAGSRHEGPGQEGMAHLWEHMAFKGTATRDALAIAKELDILGGLANAFTSREATCFHIRVMDAHLRRAFDVLADIALHPALDPEELAREQAVIVQEISMVEETPEEKVHEDFWAAAWAEPAIAHPITGTPRSVTAATPKSLQAWRRERYRADAVTVVATGAVDHETLLALAGETFGKLPATPRPDSRPAGAFTPPRLAVRRESEQNHVILAYPSVGNTSPERFAHTILATLLGGNMSSRLFQEVREKRGLAYSIYASVSGLADAGIFEIQAAVDPERTGELLAVVRGELDAVAGGAVTDEELDHTREHLKGLLYLGAESSENRMMRLARNILLFDRHIPLEETAAALDKVTRDDLAGIARASFAPEKTGLCILGPTAAIP